In Chryseobacterium gleum, a single genomic region encodes these proteins:
- a CDS encoding helix-turn-helix domain-containing protein, with amino-acid sequence MNESLEEIERYVIKRVKEIRESKNVTQEELSLSIGKNIGFISQIEAPSKKAKYNLIHLNLIAIALGCSIKDFLPDEPIRDKKYDIKEIQNKKS; translated from the coding sequence ATGAATGAATCATTAGAAGAAATAGAAAGATATGTTATAAAACGTGTTAAAGAAATACGAGAATCAAAGAATGTCACCCAAGAGGAGCTCTCACTTTCTATTGGGAAGAATATTGGATTTATTTCACAGATAGAAGCTCCATCTAAAAAAGCAAAATATAATTTGATCCATCTAAATCTAATTGCAATAGCATTAGGATGCTCCATTAAGGATTTTCTTCCTGATGAGCCGATCCGAGATAAGAAATACGATATTAAAGAAATCCAAAATAAAAAATCTTGA
- a CDS encoding RNA polymerase sigma factor has product MLEDDFAVETLVQDTFLKLWLHRDSIETPNHILGFLRFVLKRDCITYFNTPKNKFARLTASLESFENYQDYIVGYDPVQDKEHLLRQESDQKNFDEVNKVLKVISPKRKYLIELCLQYGFQYKPIAEAMGSSVKDISNEVTRAINDLRKILRENSNDEPPIKSKKNEVKQNELSGQQIEIIKRRFREKSSFAIIARELKLSEKEVHQDFLYAYQYLQNQNNSEITI; this is encoded by the coding sequence ATGCTTGAGGATGATTTTGCCGTGGAAACGCTGGTGCAGGATACATTTCTTAAACTCTGGTTACACCGTGATTCGATTGAGACTCCAAATCATATTCTTGGCTTTTTACGGTTTGTTCTGAAAAGAGACTGCATAACTTATTTCAATACTCCGAAAAATAAATTCGCTCGCCTAACAGCTTCACTTGAAAGTTTTGAGAACTATCAGGATTATATTGTTGGATATGATCCTGTGCAAGACAAAGAACATCTTCTTCGTCAGGAATCAGATCAGAAAAATTTTGACGAAGTCAATAAGGTTTTAAAGGTGATAAGCCCCAAAAGAAAATACCTGATCGAACTTTGCCTTCAATATGGCTTTCAGTACAAACCTATTGCAGAAGCAATGGGAAGCAGTGTCAAAGATATTAGCAATGAGGTAACTAGGGCAATAAATGATTTAAGAAAAATCCTAAGGGAAAATTCTAATGACGAGCCACCAATTAAATCTAAAAAAAATGAGGTTAAACAAAATGAACTCAGCGGTCAGCAAATTGAAATTATAAAAAGAAGATTTAGGGAGAAATCTTCTTTTGCAATCATTGCACGGGAGCTCAAACTTTCTGAGAAGGAAGTCCATCAGGACTTTCTTTATGCTTATCAATATTTACAGAATCAAAACAACTCTGAAATAACTATTTGA